A genome region from Halorussus pelagicus includes the following:
- a CDS encoding type II secretion system F family protein → MSHGASSPERSADALADAFYPLFDYLFDEDGDFVADVETKLAEARMADTVELYLSRGLAVGVLAGVVLWLLGTFVGYVLFVTGVVEVGILIGVPVPNQTVAWIIKTFKIPSLVAVSGLIFGAIGFAIGFGIVVGIPYMRASEREREINMLLPDAISFMYALSVGGLNQLEILEAMAKADDTYGEVSHEFQSIVQETEYFDTDYRTAIQTRAIETPSDELSQFLTDMLSIVNSGGDMSDFLDDKKDKHMRTAKQQQEMTLETLELFGEMYMTLSLFPLLLIIILVIMSMLGEAQESMLYATVYGLIPLTGVGFLVLVSTVKQDEPGDGYLNPSDGGDRLEASTGAGLLHLGLIERYVGDFSVFDRIKSREGTYETVELLKQPHVFFRDHPLFILGLTFPASLVLVGNAVWTGTAPRTFQQMVARPIWGTFIYVYVPVYVNFLPLAIFHTWNVRSRQAVVSKLSDNLRKLSSANDTGLTLLESIRTVADTSSGKLADEFDVIHAKVEYGMGLKPALIEFNNRYHIPRLARTVKLVSKAQEASSRITAVLSTAAQASENQDDIARERKSRSRMQVVIIIMTYLTLLAVMAILKVRFLDVMAGLAGQASSGDGAGASQFGGGIDTKLLSMLFFHAVTLQAILSGFIAGYIRDASLLSGVKFAVVLPTVALVTFAFI, encoded by the coding sequence ATGAGCCACGGAGCGTCCAGTCCCGAGCGGTCGGCCGACGCGCTGGCCGACGCGTTCTACCCCCTCTTCGACTACCTCTTCGACGAGGACGGCGACTTCGTGGCCGACGTGGAGACGAAACTCGCGGAGGCGCGGATGGCCGACACCGTGGAACTCTACCTCTCGCGGGGGCTGGCGGTCGGCGTCCTCGCGGGCGTCGTCCTCTGGTTGCTCGGCACGTTCGTCGGCTACGTGCTGTTCGTGACCGGCGTCGTCGAGGTGGGCATTCTCATCGGCGTGCCGGTGCCCAACCAAACCGTCGCGTGGATAATCAAGACGTTCAAGATTCCCTCGCTGGTCGCGGTCAGCGGGCTGATATTCGGCGCGATAGGCTTCGCCATTGGCTTCGGCATCGTCGTCGGGATTCCGTACATGCGGGCCAGCGAGCGCGAGCGAGAGATAAACATGCTCCTGCCCGACGCCATCTCGTTCATGTACGCTCTCTCGGTCGGCGGGCTGAACCAACTCGAAATTCTGGAGGCGATGGCGAAGGCCGACGACACGTACGGCGAGGTGTCCCACGAGTTCCAGTCCATCGTCCAAGAGACCGAGTATTTCGACACCGACTACCGGACCGCCATCCAGACGCGGGCGATTGAGACGCCGAGCGACGAACTGAGCCAGTTTCTCACCGACATGCTCTCCATCGTCAACTCCGGCGGCGACATGAGTGACTTCCTTGACGACAAGAAGGACAAGCACATGCGGACCGCCAAACAGCAACAGGAGATGACCTTGGAGACGCTGGAGCTGTTCGGCGAGATGTATATGACCCTCTCGTTGTTCCCCCTGCTCCTCATCATCATCCTCGTCATCATGTCGATGCTCGGGGAGGCCCAAGAGTCGATGCTCTACGCGACGGTGTACGGCCTGATTCCCCTGACCGGCGTCGGGTTCCTCGTGCTGGTCTCGACGGTCAAACAGGACGAACCCGGTGACGGCTATCTCAATCCCTCGGACGGCGGCGACCGACTCGAAGCATCGACGGGCGCGGGCCTGCTCCACCTCGGTCTCATCGAGCGCTACGTCGGCGACTTCTCGGTCTTCGACCGCATCAAAAGCCGCGAGGGAACCTACGAGACCGTCGAGTTGCTCAAGCAACCGCACGTCTTCTTTCGGGACCATCCGCTGTTCATCCTCGGTCTCACGTTCCCGGCGTCGCTGGTGCTAGTCGGTAACGCGGTCTGGACCGGGACCGCGCCCCGGACGTTCCAGCAGATGGTCGCTCGACCCATCTGGGGCACGTTCATCTACGTCTACGTCCCGGTGTACGTCAACTTCCTGCCGCTGGCGATTTTCCATACGTGGAACGTCCGGTCCCGGCAGGCGGTCGTCAGCAAACTCTCGGACAATCTGCGAAAGCTCTCGTCGGCCAACGACACCGGCCTCACGCTGCTCGAATCCATCCGGACCGTCGCCGACACTTCGTCGGGAAAGCTGGCCGACGAGTTCGACGTGATTCACGCGAAGGTCGAGTACGGGATGGGGCTGAAGCCCGCGCTCATCGAGTTCAACAACCGCTATCACATCCCGCGCCTCGCACGGACCGTGAAGCTCGTCTCCAAAGCTCAGGAGGCCTCCAGCCGGATTACGGCGGTCCTCTCGACGGCGGCCCAAGCCAGCGAGAATCAGGACGACATCGCCCGCGAGCGCAAGTCCCGCTCGCGGATGCAGGTCGTCATCATCATCATGACCTACCTCACCCTGCTCGCGGTGATGGCCATCCTGAAGGTGAGGTTCCTCGACGTGATGGCCGGACTCGCGGGACAGGCCTCCTCGGGCGACGGAGCGGGGGCCTCGCAGTTCGGCGGCGGCATCGACACGAAACTGCTGTCGATGCTGTTTTTCCACGCCGTGACCCTGCAAGCGATACTCTCGGGGTTCATCGCGGGCTATATCCGCGATGCGTCGCTGCTGTCCGGCGTGAAGTTCGCCGTCGTGCTACCGACCGTCGCGCTCGTCACCTTCGCGTTCATCTGA
- a CDS encoding DUF7287 family protein, whose translation MLRNTSTAEDARPADERGDRSTAGEDENRYASRAQTSIDFVVGMSVFLLTVAFVVTFLPSAFEPFTATGSGDVLAADRTAGLLAEQLLAHPTTPGAFDPACTAEFFDAAGDGAGGVAGCQFTTDAADLDAALGLGPATAVNVTIAEDGTIRSRNGVTLAAGPTPPDSENVVVSRRVVLLGGDDADLYVRMW comes from the coding sequence ATGCTCCGGAACACATCCACCGCCGAGGACGCGCGCCCCGCCGACGAGCGCGGCGACCGTTCGACCGCGGGCGAGGACGAAAATCGATACGCCTCTCGCGCGCAGACGAGCATCGACTTCGTGGTCGGGATGAGCGTCTTCCTGCTGACGGTGGCGTTCGTCGTCACGTTCCTGCCGAGCGCGTTCGAACCGTTCACCGCGACCGGGTCGGGCGACGTGCTGGCGGCCGACCGGACCGCGGGCCTGCTGGCCGAACAACTGCTCGCACATCCGACAACTCCCGGCGCGTTCGACCCGGCGTGTACCGCCGAGTTCTTCGACGCCGCGGGCGACGGCGCGGGCGGGGTCGCGGGGTGTCAGTTCACCACCGACGCCGCGGACTTGGACGCCGCGCTCGGTCTCGGTCCCGCGACGGCGGTCAACGTTACGATAGCGGAGGACGGAACTATCCGGTCGAGAAACGGCGTCACGCTCGCGGCGGGACCGACGCCGCCCGACTCCGAGAACGTGGTCGTCTCTCGCCGGGTCGTTCTGCTCGGCGGCGACGACGCCGACCTCTACGTGAGGATGTGGTAG